A single region of the Polyodon spathula isolate WHYD16114869_AA chromosome 5, ASM1765450v1, whole genome shotgun sequence genome encodes:
- the LOC121316462 gene encoding BRD4-interacting chromatin-remodeling complex-associated protein-like, producing MLNKVFNQEERATLTRGKRLSLMDPDGFLEDFCCLAKPAEQSAGEEPALPHLALSSPSCASLSQARLPELRAEPRGSSPAPCSLLQCESAGCPEQMRKDSQTVKPSGTLPKGPGGEAPPQQEVSLNQHLETAIKSILDLKKSQRPPLISNKSNNNNNNNNNNNNNSSSSTATPPEPTAPISTAQPSATPAGQGAVDTDSALEAAVNSILEC from the exons ATGCTGAACAA GGTGTTCAATCAAGAGGAGAGAGCCACGCTGACTCGGGGGAAGCGGCTGTCTCTCATGGATCCAG ATGGCTTCCTGGAGGACTTTTGTTGTTTGGCCAAACCTGCAGAGCAAAGCGCTGGTGAGGAGCCGGCACTCCCTCACCTTGCTCTCTCCTCCCCGAGCTGCGCATCGCTGAGCCAGGCCAGGCTCCCGGAACTGAGGGCCGAGCCCAGGGGATCCAGCCCAGCTCCATGCAGCTTGTTACAGTGTGAATCAGCAGGCTGCCCTGAGCAGATGAGGAAGGACTCTCAGACTGTCAAGCCCAGCGGGACTCTGCCCAAGGGCCCTGGAGGGGAAGCCCCTCCCCAACAGGAAGTTTCCCTCAACCAGCACCTGGAGACGGCAATCAAGAGCATCCTGGACCTGAAGAAAAGCCAGAGACCCCCACTGATCAGTAacaagagtaataataataataataataataataataacaataacaacagcagcagcagcactgccacGCCTCCCGAACCAACAGCACCCATCAGCACAGCTCAGCCCAGTGCCACGCCCGCTGGCCAGGGTGCAGTAGACACAGACTCGGCTCTCGAAGCAGCTGTAAACAGCATCTTAGAATGTTAG
- the tbcc gene encoding tubulin-specific chaperone C: MRLKDCKMEPHSVIEVGETCQGNGGVEPGRMARIPERLQKRDQERQEELERRKEAKGSKEVTEEKSDFFTSTFSKQKADIEDMLASGGEAVPGSLAGRLEDISARIQQLQKFLNDSMVFLPQYELRQAQSALQKLQSDLAEKRGELLPKKKFAFRSRNVGANIKETPEPRKGGKQASTPIELTDACATAPPVNSDDVSAQCGFSNVNSQVLIKRAEEISQRDVLLTHLSSCTVKLFGAPSTLHIKHVRDSTILCGPVSSSVFIDHCSGCTFAFPCQQLRTHNTTDSQAYLHVTSRAIVEDCSGVRFAPFSWSYPGLEEDFQVSGLDRERNNWTQVDDFNWLVSDAPSPNWSVIPEEERKTTWD, translated from the coding sequence ATGAGACTGAAAGATTGCAAGATGGAGCCGCATTCCGTTATCGAAGTCGGGGAGACCTGCCAGGGAAACGGGGGCGTGGAGCCGGGCAGGATGGCGAGGATCCCGGAGAGGCTCCAGAAGAGGGACCAGGAGAGGCAGGAGGAGCTGGAGAGGCGCAAAGAGGCGAAGGGGAGCAAGGAGGTAACGGAGGAAAAGAGCGACTTCTTCACCAGCACTTTCTCCAAGCAGAAGGCGGATATCGAGGACATGCTGGCGAGCGGCGGTGAGGCGGTGCCCGGGTCGCTGGCAGGTCGGTTGGAGGATATCTCGGCTCGGATCCAGCAGCTGCAAAAGTTTCTCAACGACAGCATGGTGTTTCTGCCCCAGTACGAGCTGCGGCAGGCCCAGTCCGCCTTGCAGAAGCTCCAGAGCGACCTGGCAGAGAAGAGAGGCGAGCTGCTGCCGAAGAAGAAGTTTGCCTTCCGATCGCGCAATGTCGGGGCAAATATCAAAGAGACCCCCGAACCTAGGAAGGGgggcaagcaagcaagcacaccCATTGAGTTGACAGACGCCTGTGCCACCGCGCCTCCAGTTAACAGCGATGATGTCAGCGCGCAGTGCGGCTTTTCCAACGTGAACTCGCAGGTTCTGATCAAGAGGGCGGAAGAGATTAGTCAGAGGGACGTGTTGCTCACACACCTGTCCAGCTGCACGGTGAAGCTGTTCGGAGCCCCGAGCACCCTCCATATCAAACACGTCAGGGACTCCACCATACTGTGCGGGCCCGTTTCCAGCTCCGTCTTCATCGACCACTGCTCGGGTTGCACCTTTGCGTTCCCGTGCCAGCAGCTGCGTACTCACAACACGACAGATAGCCAGGCGTACCTGCACGTCACCAGCCGGGCCATTGTAGAGGACTGCAGCGGGGTGCGATTTGCACCCTTTAGCTGGAGCTACCCGGGCCTGGAGGAAGACTTCCAGGTGTCTGGCTTAGACAGGGAAAGAAATAACTGGACTCAGGTGGACGATTTCAACTGGCTGGTGAGTGACGCCCCTTCTCCCAACTGGAGTGTCATTCCCGAGGAGGAGAGGAAAACTACCTGGGATTAA
- the LOC121316368 gene encoding peripherin-2-like, with translation MALMTVKFDLKKRVTLAQGLWLMNWFSVMAGVLVFSLGLVLKVELRKRSEMMDNAESHFVPNSLICVGIFGCALNAFGGKICYDSLDLAKYSKWKPFMKPYLATCFIFNILLLLTAGLCFTMRLALESTLMHGLKSGMRYYKDTDTPGRCYMKTTLDMMQIEFRCCGNNNYKDWFEIQWISNRYLDFSSKEVKDRIKSNVDGKYLMDGVPFSCCNPSSPRPCIQFQITNNSAHYSYDHHSEKLNIWTRGCREALLSYYSGMLNSIGILVLLVLLLEGAVMVGLRYLHTSLESLSNPEDPESESEGWLLEKSVKETVSSFLEGLKSMGKSNQVDSDVEAGGGEAQTVTTIS, from the exons ATGGCGCTCATGACGGTGAAGTTTGACTTGAAGAAGAGGGTGACGCTTGCCCAGGGACTATGGCTGATGAACTGGTTCTCTGTGATGGCTGGGGTCCTGGTCTTCAGCCTGGGACTGGTCCTCAAAGTGGAGCTGCGCAAGAGGAGCGAGATGATGGACAATGCCGAGAGCCATTTCGTCCCCAACTCTCTGATCTGCGTGGGGATCTTTGGCTGCGCCCTGAACGCTTTTGGGGGGAAGATCTGCTATGACTCCCTGGACCTGGCCAAGTACAGCAAGTGGAAGCCCTTCATGAAGCCCTACCTGGCCACCTGCTTCATCTTCAACATCCTGCTGCTCCTCACGGCTGGGCTGTGCTTCACCATGCGGCTGGCCCTGGAGAGCACCCTGATGCATGGGCTGAAGAGTGGCATGCGCTACTACAAGGACACAGACACGCCCGGCCGCTGCTACATGAAGACGACCCTGGACATGATGCAGATCGAATTCCGCTGCTGCGGGAATAATAACTACAAGGACTGGTTCGAAATCCAGTGGATCAGCAACCGCTACCTGGACTTCAGTTCCAAGGAGGTGAAAGA CCGCATTAAGAGTAACGTTGATGGGAAGTATCTGATGGATGGGGTCCCCTTCAGCTGCTGTAACCCCAGCTCCCCCCGGCCCTGCATCCAGTTCCAGATCACCAACAACTCTGCCCACTACAGCTACGACCACCACAGCGAGAAGCTGAACATCTGGACTCGGGGCTGTCGAGAGGCGCTGCTCAGCTACTACAGTGGCATGCTGAACTCCATCGGCATCCTGGTGTTGCTCGTCCTGCTCCTGGAG GGGGCAGTGATGGTGGGGCTGCGGTACCTGCACACCTCCCTGGAGAGCCTGTCAAACCCGGAGGACCCAGAGAGCGAGAGTGAAGGCTGGCTGCTGGAGAAGAGCGTGAAGGAGACAGTGAGCTCGTTCCTCGAGGGCCTCAAGTCCATGGGTAAGTCGAACCAGGTGGACAGCGACGTGGAGGCCGGGGGAGGGGAGGCACAGACTGTCACCACTATCAGCTGA
- the LOC121316463 gene encoding BRD4-interacting chromatin-remodeling complex-associated protein-like, translating to MDDDDDRRLLDIIGDVQALNDYLHGSSNKSIDEDDLASAAFGSANSLFASSTSAGPQSLKDVSNHLEGPAGVGLQLSSSLQFLEDELGGASPLVGGELGEEQPFDILQKSLQEANITEQTLAQEAFLESSSIGPGQPFPQQLGLSHLPHLQQPMGGHFPNMQPHSFIQQVHPQHLHNGHPAGQIQLLGSFNAQPSMMTINNLDRPQIILKPDQPSSPGMGSGLLVQRQSSSSSAGCVPMFSSSVGSQLAMPFKGCGLQTPLPLQNIIIQRGPSQSLGGNAAMAANQSQKGPISIQPKPLQVGHQTVYSVNSMGIQTQQQQQGSPYVSDSSPQAGQQQQQMTVDIASQPGLRTAMHGHQGINHSNSSIAIHPPMGGQHQQLQQQQPHLPQNQFLLPTSLSVTPSSTRQSVQALNGQILHTQQGQLLSNNTDPAFSNRTSANPSYSSSVLANHNAAVQLVSRQSFAAPGGQLLVNQQLQQVSPTVLHLSASQGNMPTARAGFPMSGQPGSMMVQGIQIQNRFAVINSTASMHPGYGGQSQPGVQGGTAQQALQQQQQQLLQVRQQVPVSMGHRFLIPVSQASSTSAQHVGNQVAQQQHFETPQFGQNQVQKEAGIQTSAGFVSKLQDGLRQPQLANLLSNKAGKVLGGSSSNVENILQLQNRVSRQTPLQQNTQVGTQKRPASQQLTKGSFILQQLHKDQTCVHAADRSPFTCVDEAIHRLLPYHVFQGSLPSQEEFTKVDDEFEAVSTQLLKRTQAMLNKYRRLLLEESKRLNPSSEMVMIDRVFNQEERATLTRGKRLSLMDPDGFLEDFCCLAKPAEQSAGEEPALPHLALSSPSCASLSQARLPELRAEPRGSSPAPCSLLQCESSSSG from the exons ATGGATGATGACGATGACCGCCGCCTTCTAGATATAATAGG GGATGTGCAGGCATTAAATGATTATCTTCATGGCTCAAGCAATAAATCA ATTGATGAAGATGACCTGGCCAGCGCTGCCTTTGGTTCAGCCAACTCCCTGTTTGCCAGTTCCACT AGTGCTGGACCCCAGAGCCTGAAGGATGTGAGTAACCACCTGGAGGGACCCGCGGGGGTGGGGCTGCAGCTCTCCAGCAGCCTGCAGTTCCTGGAGGACGAGCTGGGGGGCGCCTCTCCCCTTGTGGGTGGTGAGCTGGGGGAGGAGCAGCCCTTCGACATCCTGCAGAAATCCCTCCAGGAGGCCAACATCACAGAGCAGACGCTGGCTCAGGAGGCCTTTCTGGAGTCTTCCTCCATTGGCCCGGGCCAGCCCTTCCCTCAGCAGCTGGGGCTGTCGCACCTCCCTCACCTGCAGCAGCCTATGGGGGGGCACTTCCCTAACATGCAGCCCCACAGCTTCATCCAGCAAGTCCACCCCCAGCACTTGCACAATGGACACCCGGCCGGCCAAATCCAGCTGCTGGGTTCCTTCAACGCCCAACCCTCCATGATGACCATAAACAACCTGGATCGACCCCAGATCATCCTGAAGCCGGACCAGCCCTCCTCCCCTGGCATGGGCAGCGGGCTACTGGTCCAGAGGCAgtccagcagcagcagtgctggCTGTGTTCCCATGTTCAGCAGCTCCGTGGGCTCACAGCTGGCCATGCCCTTCAAAGGCTGCGGGCTCCAGACTCCCCTGCCGCTGCAGAACATCATCATCCAGAGGGGGCCCTCTCAGTCATTGGGGGGGAATGCTGCCATGGCTGCAAATCAGAGCCAGAAAGGGCCCATTAGCATTCAGCCCAAGCCCCTGCAGGTGGGCCATCAGACTGTGTACAGTGTGAACAGCATGGGGATCCagactcagcagcagcagcagggcagcCCCTACGTCTCAGACAGCTCTCCCCAAGCAggccagcaacagcagcagatgACAGTCGACATTGCCAGCCAGCCAGGGCTGAGGACAGCCATGCATGGGCACCAGGGGATCAACCACTCGAACAGCAGCATTGCGATCCACCCTCCTATGGGAGGGCAGCACCAgcagctccagcagcagcagccccaCTTGCCTCAGAATCAGTTTCTGCTCCCTACTTCCCTCTCCGTCACCCCAAGCTCCACGAGACAAAGCGTTCAGGCTCTCAATGGTCAGATCCTGCACACCCAACAGGGCCAGCTGCTGTCTAACAATACCGACCCAGCCTTCAGCAACCGGACTTCCGCAAACCCTTCCTACTCCAGCTCCGTCCTGGCCAATCACAATGCAGCTGTGCAGCTGGTTTCGAGGCAGAGCTTTGCAGCTCCTGGAGGGCAGCTCTTAGTTAATCAGCAGCTACAGCAAGTCTCCCCCACTGTGCTGCATCTCTCGGCCTCTCAGGGGAACATGCCCACAGCCCGGGCAGGGTTCCCCATGAGTGGGCAGCCGGGATCCATGATGGTCCAAGGCATTCAAATCCAGAACAGGTTTGCTGTCATAAACTCGACTGCCTCCATGCATCCTGGCTATGGAGGTCAGAGCCAGCCGGGGGTTCAAGGAGGCACTGCCCAGCAagccctgcagcagcagcagcagcagttgttacAGGTCAGGCAGCAGGTACCCGTCAGCATGGGCCACCGCTTCCTCATCCCTGTGTCCCAAGCATCCAGCACTAGTGCTCAGCACGTGGGGAATCAAGTGGCACAGCAGCAGCACTTTGAAACACCGCAGTTTGGGCAGAATCAG GTTCAGAAGGAAGCAGGGATTCAGACATCAGCAGGATTTGTTTCGAAGCTGCAGGATGGCTTAAGACAACCTCAGTTGGCCAACCTCCTCAGTAACAAAG CTGGTAAGGTCTTGGGCGGGTCATCGTCAAACGTGGAGAACATACTGCAGCTGCAGAACAGAGTGTCCAGACAGACTCCCCTTCAACAGAACACACAG GTTGGTACACAGAAGAGGCCAGCATCTCAACAGCTAACAAAAGGAAGCTT CATCCTACAGCAGCTGCACAAGGACCAGACCTGCGTCCACGCTGCCGACCGCTCCCCCTTCACTTGTGTGGACGAGGCAATACACAGACTGCTGCCTTACCACGTCTTTCAGGGATCACTGCCCTCCCAAGAAGAGTTTACAAAAG TGGATGATGAGTTTGAGGCTGTGTCCACGCAGTTGCTGAAGAGAACACAAGCCATGCTGAACAAGTACAGGCGCTTACTATTGGAGGAGTCCAAG CGGCTCAACCCCTCTTCCGAAATGGTGATGATTGACAGGGTGTTCAATCAAGAGGAGAGAGCCACGCTGACTCGGGGGAAGCGGCTGTCTCTCATGGATCCAG ATGGCTTCCTGGAGGACTTTTGTTGTTTGGCCAAACCTGCAGAGCAAAGCGCTGGTGAGGAGCCGGCACTCCCTCACCTTGCTCTCTCCTCCCCGAGCTGCGCATCGCTGAGCCAGGCCAGGCTCCCGGAACTGAGGGCCGAGCCCAGGGGATCCAGCCCAGCTCCATGCAGCTTGTTACAGTGTGAATCATCCTCCAGTGGATGA